ttgccccatgtaagccgcattgagcctgccatgagtgggaaagccggggtacaaatgtaacaacaataaaaacaaCCTAATTGCTGTTTtgcccagggctgtggagtcggagtcaTGGAGTCtgcagcaattttgggtacattgagttggagttggagtcggcaaaaatgtaccgactccgactcctcatacatttgaataaagtacttctctgctgtgaataaagcttagtacctagttgtttcactagtgtgaagtccagctgaactattttgctggagagcttccttctgctcagtctccctttgcatttactgacctgctgtagagcacctcctctctgaccccacagtgaacttaagctccaagagaagatgattcagcacacacagataaggcagcagagagactccactcaacttcctctctctctgcaagaagagctttatattttagtggaagtggcacaccattcacaatggcaaaaagaatgtcaggaaacatgacaaagtctgctgtttatgaacactttacaatatcaacagatgggaaacattatgtatgtcaatgtattatagaagatgatgatggtgaaaaagcatgtgatgcaaaaattagcagtttcagtggttatgaaaaaaatgcacctacaagagcatcaaatttaaaaagacacttgcagcgtgtccatcctaaagtgttagaagctgtgaatgagaaagatagcaatgaaaacattccatctacttcagggtcaataaaagatcagaaatctactggaggccagacacaactatcaagattttttacagctgacaaagttactataacaatgacaccagaaaaattcaaaaaccacatcattgaaatggcagtaaagaatagtataccactatcttttatttcacaaccagcctttttaggcttaaatggagaaatggctaaaaagcttggagtttctctggaacgagaaagtataaggaaacatacttgaagaggccaaatgtaagaaggaagaactaagaaaaagtctgaagggacgttttatctttattaaaatggatgcatgcacacgtcatagagtcaattattttgcaattaatgttagatttgctgatgaaaacaaaaaaaacaataacccagacattaggagtaaaggacactcaggcacatcataccagtgagtatctgcagaagttagtggaaggtgttttagaagattttgaaattaaaaaggaacacattctatgtattgtaactgataatgcttcaaatatgttaagcacaattgaaaaaatgaaggaagttgatgaagaaagcagcatacaaatatcagaagatgacagttctgcaattcaagaaagctgtggaagtttggatgatattgctgaagaagcatctaagcttattaccattcaacatatgcgttgtgctgttcatattctgcaactagcaataagagatggattgaaggatcgtcatgcggctacactaattagcaagttgaggcaagtagctgttgcagccaggatccctaaaacagatgcgattctgaagagacgtgctggaaaaggagccattttggatcaagcaacgcgctggggaagcacttacttgatgataaagcgtttgcttgaactaaaagactttcttgaagaactggacaatgtaaatgtttcattaaaagaaaaccagtgggctcaagttacagaattagaaaggctactttcttacccttttgctgttaccaagaagctgcaatatgaagatttaacaccaggtaaattcttcttggaatggaagggcttgatatataaccttaacaaaagtggggggttaattgctgatggcattgtatcttcaatgaggaaaagagaggagctcttgctggataatcaaattctcttagctgctatttatgttgatccaatgagccgaattttgttgagcagtgaccaaattgctacaggaaaacaggcactctatgacatagcagttcgcatgaaagggttgctacctgaaactcataaaccactggatgaagctaaagctataaatactggtgataatggtaactcaggttcatcctcttcaaatgaagaagagaattttcaagcctatttgaacaaatggaagcttcaaaagcaaagcgatgtcggttaagcatggaaaaaagcaacctgtaaatgtccatataaagaaattcatgcaagagttttttaaaggattaaaagaagtggaaaagattgaccgctcatcaaaactgactatagaagaagccatcattgtttatccagagattgtcagtgatgcagctagaaccgtaacagcaatgccacccacccaagtcagtgttgaaagactgttttcagcactgaaaataatcaaatcagatttaagggcttctatgaaggaggatctggcagaagcaattctgtttctaagaacaatatattagttaattttggattatgtttaacagctattctacagctatatataccaagtttaaataatatataagttgttttaggttttcaaaatgttttggtttatgtaggttaactttgattttgttctaatttccaaaggatgtggttgttccagatttgtatacttgctaatgctatgatgactttatacttgataaaaaaacaataaacataaccttgtttttttatgtgtgtttttttgtttaaactttaggattaatgaatatttatagtttctttaataaataaaataaaaagtcacaatgacatagattttaaacccaattaacatgcagccttgcatgctgcactctttcagtcaacatgcaaaaaaaatacatattaaaaactgaggagtcggagtcagagtcggagttggaggtaccataaactgaggagtcggagtcaaaggatttttgtaccgactccacagccctggttttgCCAATTACAATTATATAAGTAGCACATGCAAAAAgagtctctttcttcctgtgaGAGGAACTAGACCAACCCTGAAGCAAATCGCTTCTCAGTGCTAGCAAAGTTCCTGTGTCTGAGGTAGTCTTATCTAACTGTGTATACGTGCTATCTCTGCTATTGCCCTCCTTATATAAAAACAACTCCTAGCTGAACTTCTTTCTGCAAAACCAGTCTCAAGACCCACAACCACAAATCTGCACATGATAGccctagggctttttttttacctccttcttcacccctccctgttGCTGTGCTTGCAAGTGGAATGCTAGATAAGAACTTCTGTTGCAATTCTGCCTATCAACTCCTGATCACCTTACCCTGTTGTATTACAGAGTTGGGGAGACTCTGCTCTACAGAGAGAAAGGCAAGCATCTTAGGAGTTACACAGTAGTCCACCATCTTATGGACTGCAGATTTATACAAAAGGTACAATTAGTGAAACCTCACTGCatataaaaggtttctttccaatCTGATTTGGTGCATTTTCAGCTATTATGTAAAAGGCGTCTTTCTGCTGTGGTTTATTTGTTGGATTTTCAGATATGTTGAGTGACAAACtgttattacactcagtgcatgtaaaacaGTTCTTTGAACGGTCTATCATTTGATGCCTCTTCAGCTGTGATGGCTCACTCAAACATTTACCACACTCTATACATGGAAAAGGTTTCATGACATTATGGAGTGTTTGGTGGATTTTCCACTGTGTAAGTTTTGGTGCATTTTAAGACTTGATAACaaagtgaaacttttattacaatcAGAACATGCAAAAGATTTCTTTCCACTATGGAtaatttgatgagttttcaggtatGATGGATCAGCTGATGTTTTTTTAGATGTCCTAGCTGAATGAAAGTTTTAGGACATTGAACACatggaaaaggtttctttccactgtggctcTTTTGATGAATTTTCAGGTACGATGAAGAAGTAAACTTTTTATCACACTCAGTGCATGGAAAAGGTTTTTTTCCACTGTGAATGTTTTGGTGTATTTTCAGGCGTGATGACctggtgaaacttttattacactcagagcacgtaaaaggtttctttccactgtggctcaTTTGATGAATTTTCAGGTACGATGAAGAAGCAAaatttttattacactcagtgcacgtaaaaggtttctttccactgtgaatgTTTTGATGTATTTTCAGGCATGATGATGtggtgaaacttttattacactcagagcatgtaaaaggtttctttccactgtggctcaTTTGATGAATTTTCAAGTGTGATGAacgagtgaaacttttattacactcagtgcatgtaaaaggtttctttccactgtgaatgTTTTGGTGTATTTTCAGAGCTGAAGACCAggtaaaacttttattacactcagtgcatgtaaaagatttctttccactgtgaatgTTTTGGTGTATTTTCAGAGTTGATGACctggtgaaacttttattacactcagagcatgtaaaaggtttctttccactgtggatcatttgatgagttttcaagtATGATGAATCAGTGAAACTTTTATtgcactcagtgcatgtaaaaggtttctttccactgtggatcatttgatgagttttcaggtatGATGACCaactgaaacttttattacattcagtgcatgtaaaaggtttctttccactgtggatcatttgatgaattTTCAAGTATGATGAacgagtgaaacttttattacattcagtgcatgtaaaaggtttctttccactatggatcatttgatgagttttcaggtatgatgaagaagtgaaacttttattacactcagtgcatgtaataGGATTCTTGctactgtggatcatttgatgagctTTCAGGTATGATGAAGaagagaaacttttattacactcagtacatgtaaaaggtttctttccactgtggatcatttgatgagttttcaggtatGATGAAGaagagaaacttttattacattcagtgcatgtaaaaggtttctttccactgtggatcatttgatgcctCTTCAGCTGTGAAGCCTCACTGAAACCTTTACTACTCTCACTACAAAAAAAAGGTTTCTGTCCACTGTGGATTACTTGGTTCCTTTTCAGAATTGAGGATAAACTAAAACTTTTACCACCCTTGGTATATGTAAAGGGTGTCCTTCCGCTATGGATGATCTGGTGCACTTTCAGATACGATGAATTAGTGAAActcttattacactcagtacatgtaaaatgTTTCTTTCCTATGTGCTTCATGTTTCCAGTATGTGTCTTTTGGTGTGTAATTAATGATTCCTGATGACAAAAACCTTTGCTATTTTCATTACATGAAAATGGTTTAAATTCAGCATGAATTCTCTGGTTTAATTTCAAATTTATCTTCTGTCTGAAACTCTTTTCACACTGAGAACATGAAAAAGATCTCTCCCTACTGTCAGTTCTCTTATCCAATAAGAAATGATCATTCATATTGAAGATTGTTCCACAGCTGTCACACTGAAAGGATTCGTTCTCTGTCCTCTCATCTTGGGGGAGTTTAGAAGGTTCTGGATCACTGTTACTATCTTGGAAGGGACTCTTTGTTCTCAAGTGTCTCTGGTGCTCAGGAATGTTTATGAGTTCCCCGTCACTTCTCTCACTCTCAGTAATTCCACAAGGTGTTTCTCCGGCAGGGTCTCTCTGCTTCTTCTCCAACTCCTGCTGATGATTCCTTGTGTGTCTCCTCTCGATCCCTTGGAAAATATTCTCACAGACATTTTTTGACTGTCCTGGTATTTGTTCCATTTCGACAGGAGTTTCTTCGTGATTTTGCTCTTGCTTGAGCTTCTGTATAGCCTCATTAACTGCTGGATATGAAAATAAGACATTAGTCATGTATTACTTATGGAAAACTATTATTGCTCAAGAAACAGAATTTTCTGCGTTCATagacagggcaattctataacatggtggcAAGAGCATCAGAGGATCCACAATTGGCAAGAATGTGCAAAAGTTCACCAGGCACCATTCTGCCTAAACTTCGAGACATTTccgagtactttatttttcaacaggatggtgCTCCAGCGCATCAAGAATGCAAAACAGTCGAGCTTTTAAtgaatgaaaccccagaattcattgagccaacagctcagtggcgtTCAAGACATTaggaatgtgtcaaggttgaaggacggcactttgaacacaaattatgaattaactaattttcaaaggtcatactaagcatttaaacaattgcaaaatattttgaaactatgtaaggggtcaCTTTTTTCCCACACATTGTGTAGACTTTGCGCCCCTGACTGGAGAAGCCAAGAAATACATAAGAACTGCCCCTCATATAAACAGACATAAAATGCCACATAGGACATTTCAAAACACCGAGTAGGCCACTGGCAGATGTGTCAAGAGAGAAAAAACACTCCTCAATGACCCTGTCTACATTCATTTCAGTAAGATCAAGCGGCTGTTGAGAGGCATTTGGGAAAGTGCCTGCATGAACCTTAGGAATGGTTTAAGATAAAGGAATgaaaggtgattttttttttttttttttggggggggggggggggggggaacactatTTCTGGTTCTCCAGATGTCAGAGAACTCTTTCTATAGTACCTGGTGTTATTCTAGCAAAAACATTAGCGGAAGTACAGCTAGATTCACCAGCAGATTTCTTCCATCATACATAACAAGTTCCTTTGTAAATCTACAATTGCTTCATGCTTATGTCACCTCTAgaatggattactgtaatttaTTTCTGTATTGTGGCCTCACAAACTATCAATTAAAAAGCCTACTGTTCATTTattaatgaataaaaaaaagtctttgaCCATGTTACAGCATGGACAAATTTGATAACTCTGCCATCGTACTCAATATATCAGGGAAAACTGAAGTTCTCAACCTCAATCTGGACCCtcagtttacttatttattgggatttattaactgtctttatgaagagattcgtccaaggtggtgtacagcaggtacagcttgactTACTGAAAATGATTCAAGGAACAATTCTTTTCAATAGGGAAGTAAATATATAATTGTACAACTTCACTGTGAGACAAACTACAGTAAAGTCATCATGAAAGTGAAACGAGACTTAAGCAATCTATTTTCTTTGGTTCGGTAGAAATGAATCCATCACAATGAATATTTTTCTAAGACGGTTATCTTTGTTTCAAATGATGCCTATTTGTATAACAAGATTTTATTCCCTCTTCAGAACACTGGCTTTACGTTTTTAGGGTAAAGTGACCCATCGCATGTTTTCTGGTCAGCTGGCTCAAATGGTTACAGCTCAGGCCACTGCCTTCTCCTTTGTTGACTTTGAGCAGCTTATAACTTTTTTTATGAACATGCTCAGTTGAAACAATGTCAGATTTTCTAGGTTTTATGATCAGGTATGAATTTTTATAAATGTCTACATGTGTGGTAATactaaagatttttttattttgatatttctGCATTACTGTACAGTTTATCTAATATTAAGGTTCATTGGGAATCTGTTTCAATGAATTcttaggtggaatataaatatttaaaataaatcatgAATTATGCCTCCCAAAGTTACAAGATCAAAACACGGACACTCAGAGGAGGCCACGGATTTGGTAATCTGTTCCTCTTCTGTATTCTTTACAATGTTTAATTCTCACTTGTACTCTGTAATATCTCCTCTTACTCTGTACAGTATTATTACTCAACTGTACTGTGTAATAATTCCTCAAGCTTGGCTATGCTCCGTAATACCCCTTCATGCTCTGTACAGTGTTTATTATTACTCAATTGTATTATGTAATACCTGCTCCTACTCTGTACAGTATTATTACTCACCTGCGTCTGAGTTAGtaacttctctctctcttgtctCCTGGGGATCCTGGACATATGTCTCTTCTTCTTGTTTAATCCTTGATAATATATCAAGACTTTTCCCGTCATAGCCTGTTTCCAGGAACAAAAAATAATATTAGCTGTATTTTCCTTATATTCACAGAAAAATAGACAGCAGTAGTTCTCAAGGGAAAAGCACATAATGGATCTATTACTGCCACTCATCATAAAGCAAAGGGATTTGGGGGTTATTATTCCTCACTTCAAGTACTCTGGTAATGGaacaggtcacaagtatttgaTTATAAAAATGTATAATCACTTAAGAATTGGGGAGCTGTCATTGTTTGAAACTGACCCGGTCTATTTTCAACAAACTGGAACATTATAAAATCCCTTAAAATTAAGAACTTTTTTAGGGGACTCTAGTGagttagtggagaagggtagttagtggggttcctcaggggtctgtgctaggaccgctgctttttaatatatttataaatgatttagagatgggagtaactagtgaggtaattaaatttgctgatgacacaaagttattcaaagtcgttaactcgcgacaggattgtgaaaaattacagaaggaccttacgagactgagagactgggcggctaaatagcagatgacgtttaatgtgagcaagtgcaaggtgatgcatgtgggaaaaaagaacccgaattatagctacgtcatgcaaagttccacgttaggagttacggaccaagaaagggatctgggtgtcgtcatcgataatacactgaaaccttctgctcagtgtgctgctgcggctcggaaagcaaatagaatgttgggcattattaggaaaggtatggaaaacaggtgtgaggatgttataatgccgttatatcgctccatggtgcgaccgcaccttgagtactgtgttcaattctggtcgtcgcatctcaagaaagatatagtggaattggaaaaggtgcagcgaagggcgacgaaaatgatagcggggatgggacgacttccctatgaagaaagactaaggaggctagggcttttcagcttggagaagagacagctgaggggagacatgataaaggtatataaaataatgagtggagtggaacaggtgggtgtgaagcgtctgttcacgctttccaaaaatactaggactagggggcatgcgatgaaagtacagtgtagtaaatttaaa
This genomic interval from Microcaecilia unicolor chromosome 1, aMicUni1.1, whole genome shotgun sequence contains the following:
- the LOC115463691 gene encoding zinc finger protein OZF-like, which produces MKDNYETLISLGYGRISPDILSRIKQEEDPPESRERKVTHSDTGYDGKSLDILSRIKQEEETYVQDPQETREREVTNSDAVNEAIQKLKQEQNHEETPVEMEQIPGQSKNVCENIFQGIERRHTRNHQQELEKKQRDPAGETPCGITESERSDGELINIPEHQRHLRTKSPFQDSNSDPEPSKLPQDERTENESFQCDSCGTIFNMNDHFLLDKRTDSRERSFSCSQCEKSFRQKINLKLNQRIHAEFKPFSCNENSKGFCHQESLITHQKTHTGNMKHIGKKHFTCTECNKSFTNSSYLKVHQIIHSGRTPFTYTKGGKSFSLSSILKRNQVIHSGQKPFFCSESSKGFSEASQLKRHQMIHSGKKPFTCTECNKSFSSSSYLKTHQMIHSGKKPFTCTECNKSFSSSSYLKAHQMIHSSKNPITCTECNKSFTSS